The following are from one region of the Gloeomargarita lithophora Alchichica-D10 genome:
- a CDS encoding phasin family protein translates to MEQDNLLRQLLLLGIGTTALVVDKVREVGDEWVQNGRLHPEQATALINDLVVRLAQNGTWEAQARRQMREILRELGLANQTEVDELRGRLDRLERQVRDLENRLWN, encoded by the coding sequence ATGGAACAGGACAATCTCCTGCGGCAATTGTTGCTCCTTGGCATTGGCACCACCGCCCTGGTGGTGGATAAGGTACGGGAGGTGGGGGACGAGTGGGTGCAAAATGGCCGCCTGCACCCGGAACAGGCCACCGCTTTGATCAATGATCTGGTGGTACGCCTGGCACAAAATGGCACCTGGGAAGCTCAAGCTCGCCGCCAAATGCGGGAGATTTTACGGGAGTTGGGGTTGGCGAATCAAACCGAAGTGGACGAACTGCGGGGACGGCTTGACCGTTTAGAACGGCAGGTGCGGGACTTGGAAAACCGCCTCTGGAATTAA
- the eno gene encoding phosphopyruvate hydratase, with protein MSALVTTTIDSIRAWEVLDSRGRPTIAVQVDLADGDAGMAMVPSGASTGTFEAHELRDGDPQRYGGAGVLKAVENVIEAIEPELLDLDATDQQAIDQALIDLDGTPNKSNLGANAILGVSIAVAKAAANALGLPLYRYLGGPMGSVLPVPLMNVLNGGAHADNNVDIQEFMIVPVGAASFREALRWGAEVFASLKKVLKEQKLNTSVGDEGGFAPNLSSNRAALDLLLQAIEKAGYKPGTQIAFALDVAASEFYQNGQYTYDGNTHTPQGLIDYLAELAHNYPIVSIEDGLAEDDWDSWRLHTQNLGKKIQLVGDDLFVTNRTRLQKGIDLGVANAILIKLNQIGTVTETLQTIHLATRSGYRSVISHRSGETEDTTIADLAVATNAGQIKTGSLCRSERVAKYNRLLEIENELGDTAVYAPQIGLGPKPLG; from the coding sequence ATGTCTGCCCTGGTCACAACCACGATTGATAGTATCCGCGCCTGGGAAGTTTTGGACTCCCGCGGGCGACCCACGATTGCGGTACAGGTGGATTTGGCGGATGGGGATGCGGGGATGGCGATGGTGCCGAGTGGTGCCTCCACGGGGACGTTTGAAGCCCACGAATTGCGCGATGGCGACCCCCAACGCTACGGGGGGGCGGGGGTGCTCAAGGCGGTGGAAAACGTGATTGAAGCCATTGAGCCGGAATTACTCGACCTGGATGCGACGGATCAACAGGCCATTGACCAAGCCCTGATTGACCTGGATGGTACCCCCAACAAGAGCAACCTGGGAGCCAATGCCATCCTGGGGGTGTCCATTGCCGTGGCGAAAGCGGCGGCCAATGCCCTGGGGTTGCCCCTGTATCGCTATCTCGGTGGGCCGATGGGTAGTGTCCTGCCCGTGCCGCTGATGAATGTCCTCAACGGCGGTGCCCACGCGGACAATAATGTTGACATTCAGGAATTTATGATCGTGCCGGTGGGAGCCGCCAGTTTCCGGGAGGCGCTGCGCTGGGGAGCGGAGGTCTTTGCCTCGTTGAAAAAGGTACTAAAAGAGCAAAAACTCAACACCAGCGTTGGCGATGAGGGCGGGTTTGCCCCCAATTTGAGTTCCAATCGGGCGGCCTTGGATTTACTGCTCCAAGCCATTGAAAAAGCGGGCTATAAACCGGGCACCCAGATTGCCTTTGCCCTGGATGTGGCCGCCAGCGAATTTTACCAAAATGGGCAATATACCTACGATGGGAATACCCACACCCCTCAAGGATTGATTGATTATTTGGCGGAGTTGGCGCACAATTATCCCATTGTTTCCATTGAAGATGGCCTGGCGGAAGACGACTGGGATTCCTGGCGCCTTCACACCCAAAATTTGGGCAAAAAAATCCAACTGGTGGGGGATGATTTATTCGTCACCAATCGCACCCGGTTGCAAAAAGGGATTGATTTGGGGGTGGCCAACGCCATTTTAATTAAGTTAAACCAGATCGGCACGGTCACGGAAACCCTGCAAACCATCCACCTGGCGACCCGCTCCGGCTATCGTTCGGTGATTAGCCATCGTTCCGGGGAAACGGAGGATACGACCATTGCTGACTTGGCCGTGGCCACCAATGCCGGTCAGATCAAAACCGGCTCCCTATGCCGGAGCGAACGGGTCGCCAAGTACAACCGGCTCCTGGAAATTGAAAACGAGTTGGGGGATACCGCCGTCTATGCCCCTCAGATCGGTCTGGGGCCTAAACCGCTGGGTTAG
- a CDS encoding DUF2808 domain-containing protein, producing MIYKRLVLGLLATLSVVGGAGVAVGQGSGWTLWGGPKKELRYSADSGQIGQWDRYYLNVPRQSIAVAEYYITYPQHYRGELDPKQVEVVRSRSQGKDQQKFRLGEAVLDQENRLLRIALIDPVPADTPVDIVLSNVRNPRNSGMFFFNLQVLSPGDIPLPRQVGTWVITMGVRD from the coding sequence ATGATCTACAAACGTTTGGTTCTGGGTTTACTCGCCACGTTGAGTGTGGTAGGTGGGGCAGGGGTAGCGGTTGGTCAGGGTTCCGGGTGGACGCTGTGGGGTGGCCCGAAAAAAGAACTGCGGTATTCGGCGGATTCGGGGCAGATCGGCCAATGGGATCGCTATTACCTGAATGTGCCCCGGCAGAGTATTGCGGTGGCGGAGTATTACATTACCTATCCCCAGCATTACCGGGGGGAACTCGACCCCAAGCAGGTGGAGGTGGTACGCAGTCGGAGCCAGGGCAAAGACCAGCAAAAGTTCCGGCTGGGGGAGGCGGTGCTTGACCAGGAGAACCGGTTGTTGCGGATTGCCCTGATTGACCCGGTGCCCGCCGATACGCCGGTGGATATTGTCCTGTCCAATGTGCGTAATCCCCGTAATAGCGGCATGTTTTTCTTTAATTTGCAGGTACTCAGTCCGGGGGATATTCCCTTGCCCCGGCAGGTGGGGACGTGGGTGATTACTATGGGGGTGCGGGATTAG
- a CDS encoding valine--pyruvate transaminase, producing MNPQLSDFGATMSRLTGVRAIMKDIVETLQARAGEDLINLSAGNPVILPEVEQLWRDCTRDLLASPHYGEVVCRYGASQGYQPLIEAVVADFNQRYDLHLTPRNVLITPGSQSLYFFAANAFGGTGREIVLPLSPDYTGYGGICLVPESLRAVRPALEVDEAGHEFKYRPDFDQLEFGAETGCVIFSRPCNPTGNVLSEGEVRRIAALAALREIPVLVDAAYAAPYPALNFTPMNPVFAPNIVHCISLSKAGLPGERVGIAIGDEGILRAIEGFLTNACIHASRYGQALAAQAIASGALAHLSETVIRPHYQHKFTVLAQGLRAGLSLDLPWFLHRGEGGVFAWLWLRDLPISDWELYQELKQAGVIVVPGHTFFPGLRQEWSHARQCVRISLTASVHDIERGVQRLTQVVQRVMAYRTVSSLAS from the coding sequence CTGAACCCGCAGTTGAGTGATTTTGGTGCCACCATGAGCCGCCTGACCGGGGTGCGGGCGATCATGAAGGACATTGTGGAAACCCTGCAAGCCCGGGCGGGGGAGGATTTAATTAATCTCAGTGCGGGAAATCCGGTGATTTTGCCGGAGGTGGAGCAGTTGTGGCGGGACTGCACCCGGGATTTGTTGGCCAGTCCGCACTACGGGGAGGTGGTCTGCCGCTATGGAGCCAGCCAGGGGTATCAGCCCTTGATTGAGGCGGTGGTGGCGGATTTTAACCAACGTTATGACCTGCACCTCACCCCCCGCAATGTGTTGATTACGCCGGGGAGTCAATCGTTGTACTTTTTTGCCGCCAATGCTTTTGGGGGCACGGGGCGGGAGATCGTTTTACCGCTCAGTCCTGACTACACGGGCTATGGGGGGATTTGTTTGGTGCCGGAATCCCTGCGGGCGGTGCGACCGGCCTTAGAAGTAGATGAGGCGGGGCATGAGTTTAAGTATCGTCCCGATTTTGACCAGTTGGAGTTTGGGGCGGAAACCGGCTGTGTGATTTTTTCGCGCCCTTGTAACCCGACGGGCAATGTGTTGTCAGAAGGCGAGGTGCGGCGGATTGCGGCCTTGGCGGCACTGCGGGAGATTCCGGTGTTGGTGGATGCGGCCTACGCAGCCCCCTATCCGGCCTTGAATTTTACCCCCATGAACCCGGTGTTTGCCCCCAACATTGTCCATTGCATTAGCTTGTCCAAAGCGGGTTTGCCGGGGGAACGGGTGGGGATTGCCATCGGCGATGAGGGGATTTTGCGGGCGATTGAGGGGTTTTTGACCAATGCCTGTATCCATGCGTCCCGGTATGGGCAGGCGTTGGCGGCGCAGGCGATTGCTTCCGGGGCGTTGGCGCATTTGTCTGAAACCGTCATTCGTCCCCATTATCAGCATAAGTTTACCGTCCTGGCGCAGGGGCTACGGGCGGGGTTGAGCCTGGATTTACCCTGGTTTTTGCACCGGGGCGAGGGGGGGGTGTTTGCCTGGTTGTGGTTGCGGGATTTGCCGATCAGCGATTGGGAACTGTACCAGGAACTGAAACAGGCGGGGGTAATTGTGGTACCGGGGCATACTTTTTTCCCCGGTCTGCGCCAGGAGTGGAGCCATGCCCGCCAATGTGTGCGGATCAGTCTTACCGCCTCGGTTCACGACATCGAGCGGGGGGTACAGCGTTTGACCCAGGTGGTGCAACGGGTAATGGCGTATCGAACCGTATCCAGCCTGGCATCCTAG
- a CDS encoding response regulator — translation MKERVVMIGQEPLLKGLMWAKQQQETGCFVFTLGEHRWWFYLFMGRVVYATGGVHPVRRWRRLSAQHWPGYSPKPQRVTAGLPWEYGLVAQGLAQGDISKEEAQTWVRAWSDATLWECLMTWERKSSLTPQIKWQAGQELPQRWMLLQVDYWWQAGQTQVRRWQSLIPVGLERVPVIDRPGQLKNLVSAAAYQHLTQVLDGRSTLWEIAQRVGRPVEQVVGSLRTFIDEGIVLLREVGDLAAPVVQAVPPQRPQSRPVIACIDDSPVVAQALGHILEPAGYAMLSITDPLRSLSVLLQSKPALIFLDLVMPETNGYEICTFLRKSAAFQTTPIVILTGQGGVIDRVRAKLCGANDFMAKPPVAERVLEVVQTLIPAATPAIVAPLAVAC, via the coding sequence ATGAAGGAGCGGGTCGTCATGATCGGTCAAGAGCCATTACTCAAGGGTCTCATGTGGGCAAAGCAACAGCAGGAAACCGGCTGTTTTGTCTTTACTTTGGGAGAACACCGCTGGTGGTTTTATCTGTTCATGGGGCGGGTGGTGTATGCCACGGGGGGGGTGCATCCGGTGCGGCGCTGGCGGCGGTTGTCGGCCCAGCATTGGCCGGGGTATAGTCCCAAACCCCAACGGGTCACAGCGGGTTTGCCTTGGGAGTATGGCCTGGTGGCGCAGGGGTTAGCGCAGGGGGATATTAGCAAGGAAGAGGCGCAAACCTGGGTGCGAGCCTGGTCGGATGCGACGTTGTGGGAATGTTTGATGACCTGGGAGCGTAAAAGTAGCCTCACGCCCCAGATCAAGTGGCAGGCGGGGCAGGAACTCCCCCAACGGTGGATGTTGCTCCAGGTTGACTACTGGTGGCAGGCGGGTCAAACGCAGGTGCGCCGTTGGCAGTCCTTAATTCCGGTGGGGTTGGAGCGGGTGCCGGTGATTGACCGGCCAGGACAGTTGAAAAATTTAGTATCGGCGGCGGCCTATCAACATTTGACCCAGGTACTCGATGGTCGTTCTACCCTGTGGGAAATTGCCCAGCGAGTGGGTCGCCCGGTGGAGCAGGTGGTGGGTTCCCTGCGGACGTTTATTGACGAGGGCATTGTTCTGCTCCGGGAGGTGGGGGATTTAGCCGCTCCCGTGGTACAAGCGGTGCCTCCCCAACGTCCCCAGTCTCGCCCGGTGATTGCCTGTATTGACGACAGCCCGGTGGTGGCGCAAGCCTTGGGGCACATCCTGGAACCGGCGGGGTATGCGATGTTGAGCATCACCGACCCCCTGCGCTCCCTGTCTGTATTATTACAAAGTAAGCCAGCGTTAATTTTTTTAGACTTGGTGATGCCGGAGACTAATGGCTACGAGATTTGCACCTTTTTACGCAAAAGTGCCGCTTTTCAGACCACGCCGATTGTCATTCTCACGGGGCAAGGGGGGGTAATTGACCGGGTGCGGGCGAAACTCTGCGGTGCCAATGATTTTATGGCCAAGCCCCCGGTGGCGGAACGGGTTTTGGAGGTGGTGCAGACCTTAATCCCGGCGGCCACTCCAGCCATTGTTGCACCCCTAGCGGTGGCTTGTTAA
- a CDS encoding type II toxin-antitoxin system HicB family antitoxin, whose translation MRTLNDYTVVLRPDNNATFVAYVPAIAGCHAWGATIEEAQAELIHVFEMLRDEYQQAGQELPKDVEIAEQKPFIRTNKKSSRWNVEILENQIRGVPPCDR comes from the coding sequence ATGCGAACCCTCAATGACTATACAGTGGTGTTGCGCCCTGATAACAATGCCACTTTTGTGGCTTACGTTCCAGCAATTGCTGGCTGTCATGCTTGGGGAGCAACAATAGAAGAGGCACAAGCCGAACTGATCCACGTATTTGAGATGCTCCGGGACGAGTACCAACAGGCAGGGCAAGAATTACCCAAAGATGTTGAAATTGCAGAGCAAAAACCATTTATTAGAACTAATAAAAAGTCATCTCGCTGGAATGTAGAGATTCTGGAGAACCAAATTCGGGGGGTGCCCCCCTGCGACCGCTAA
- a CDS encoding ComF family protein, producing the protein MRSLLATVFRPACPLCTRPAQGCFCIDCQRQILATRLPQPWQFWHGDLPIAAWGRYRDTLKRVLGALKYNNRPELARPLGHHLGELWLTGGHGLREMPLVVPIPVHPDKRLTRGYNQAELLAASFCEFIGLKLSSNLLLRQTNTQAQHHLSVQAREANLATAFVMNPQHPRPTAPVLIVDDIYTTGATARTAQTVLQQAGCAVVGILVVATGKADMPAKLKLPAR; encoded by the coding sequence ATGCGCTCCTTGCTGGCGACCGTATTCCGACCGGCTTGCCCCCTATGTACCCGTCCGGCGCAGGGCTGTTTTTGTATAGATTGTCAGCGACAAATTCTCGCCACTCGATTGCCCCAACCGTGGCAGTTTTGGCACGGGGATTTACCCATAGCCGCGTGGGGACGCTATCGGGATACCCTGAAGCGGGTGCTGGGGGCACTGAAGTACAATAACCGCCCGGAACTCGCCCGTCCCTTGGGACACCATCTGGGGGAATTGTGGTTGACCGGGGGGCATGGGTTGCGGGAAATGCCCCTGGTGGTGCCCATCCCCGTTCACCCTGATAAACGCCTGACCCGGGGGTACAATCAGGCGGAACTATTGGCAGCATCATTTTGTGAATTTATTGGCCTTAAATTGTCCAGTAATTTACTCCTGCGTCAAACCAATACCCAAGCGCAACATCATTTGTCGGTGCAGGCACGGGAAGCCAACCTGGCGACAGCGTTTGTGATGAATCCTCAACATCCCCGTCCCACGGCACCGGTATTGATTGTGGATGATATTTATACCACGGGAGCGACGGCACGCACGGCACAAACCGTATTGCAACAGGCGGGATGTGCGGTGGTGGGAATTTTGGTGGTGGCCACGGGTAAAGCCGATATGCCCGCCAAATTAAAGCTACCGGCGAGATGA
- a CDS encoding photosystem II reaction center protein K: protein MELILLLAKLPEAYAIFDPLVDILPVIPIFFLLLAFVWQAAIGFR, encoded by the coding sequence ATGGAACTGATTTTACTTCTGGCCAAGCTCCCGGAAGCCTACGCCATTTTTGACCCCCTCGTTGACATCCTGCCAGTGATCCCCATCTTTTTCCTGTTGTTGGCTTTTGTTTGGCAGGCCGCCATCGGCTTTCGCTAA
- a CDS encoding serine/threonine-protein kinase, with protein MSYCFNPTCTRPQNPEGSLVCGNCGSGLILGHRGREYRMKKCLGYGGFGATFAAVEENLPGKPLCVIKQLRPPVNNPDDHVYQMAKDLFEREAEIMGRLGNHPRLASLRDYFADPPHFYMVQEFVDGKTLQAEVREGGPFEEGSAKLFLRQMLPVLQYIHEHGTIHRDIKPANIMRRKVDGELILIDFGAVKQVGQIPSGAEGELTQFAIGTAGYAPPEQLSMRPVYASDIYALGGTCLYLLTGKSPKELEIDPQTGEIRWRQYVRVSDAFAQVLDRMLAVSLKQRYATAGAVIRALDLEPHYSSLSQGIRTQSPAPTPVVPPPPEEITSGDSQASRLAAAIRARKARALNMEEGDTDSGKLTQSRLKDALRRGKKDFAGQDFRDFDLQGETMVGCILTETVLSKANLRETILEEANLGRANLQGANLQKANLHKAYLSFANLQGADLRNADLTDAYLRNANLRDANLCGANLEGALVANDQLAAARTNWATKLPTGSKRANWWPL; from the coding sequence GTGAGTTACTGTTTTAACCCCACCTGTACCCGCCCTCAGAACCCGGAAGGTTCGCTGGTGTGCGGCAATTGTGGGTCAGGTTTGATCCTGGGGCATCGGGGGCGGGAATATCGCATGAAGAAATGTTTGGGTTACGGGGGGTTTGGGGCGACCTTTGCTGCGGTGGAGGAAAATCTGCCGGGGAAGCCCCTGTGTGTGATCAAACAACTGCGCCCGCCGGTGAATAACCCGGATGACCATGTATATCAGATGGCCAAGGATTTGTTTGAGCGGGAGGCGGAAATTATGGGTCGGTTGGGAAACCACCCCCGCTTGGCCAGTTTACGGGATTATTTTGCCGACCCGCCCCATTTTTATATGGTACAGGAATTTGTGGATGGCAAAACCCTCCAGGCGGAGGTGCGCGAAGGGGGGCCGTTTGAGGAGGGTTCGGCTAAGTTGTTTCTGCGCCAGATGCTCCCGGTTTTGCAGTATATCCACGAGCATGGCACCATCCATCGGGATATTAAACCGGCGAATATCATGCGCCGCAAAGTGGATGGGGAATTGATCCTGATTGATTTTGGGGCGGTGAAACAGGTGGGACAAATTCCCAGTGGGGCGGAAGGGGAGTTGACCCAGTTTGCCATTGGTACGGCTGGGTATGCGCCGCCGGAGCAGTTGTCCATGCGCCCAGTGTATGCCAGCGATATTTATGCCCTGGGGGGCACCTGTTTGTACCTACTCACGGGCAAATCCCCCAAGGAATTGGAAATTGACCCCCAAACCGGGGAAATCCGCTGGCGCCAGTATGTGCGGGTGAGTGATGCCTTTGCCCAGGTGTTAGACCGAATGCTGGCCGTTTCTCTGAAACAACGCTATGCTACTGCCGGTGCCGTGATCCGGGCGTTAGACCTAGAACCCCATTACAGTAGCCTTTCCCAGGGCATCCGCACCCAAAGTCCTGCCCCCACCCCGGTGGTGCCTCCCCCGCCGGAAGAGATCACGAGTGGGGACAGTCAGGCCAGTCGGTTGGCGGCGGCGATCCGTGCCCGCAAAGCCCGTGCCCTGAACATGGAAGAAGGGGATACGGACAGCGGTAAGCTCACCCAGAGTCGTTTGAAGGATGCCCTGCGCCGGGGCAAGAAAGACTTTGCGGGTCAGGACTTTCGGGATTTTGACCTCCAGGGGGAGACGATGGTGGGCTGTATCCTGACGGAAACGGTGTTGAGCAAGGCCAACCTGCGGGAAACCATCCTGGAAGAAGCCAATTTAGGGCGGGCGAATTTGCAGGGGGCGAATCTCCAGAAGGCCAATCTGCACAAGGCTTACCTGAGTTTTGCCAATCTCCAGGGAGCCGACCTCCGCAATGCGGACCTGACCGATGCCTACCTCCGCAATGCCAATCTCCGGGATGCCAACCTGTGTGGTGCCAACTTGGAGGGAGCTTTAGTCGCCAATGACCAACTGGCGGCGGCACGCACCAACTGGGCGACCAAACTACCCACTGGCAGTAAACGGGCGAACTGGTGGCCGCTTTAA
- a CDS encoding L,D-transpeptidase, translating into MNWRPITGLTLFFWWLTLTPAMAQVWLELILSQRRVQVWQDNRVVRTYPVAVGKPGWETPQGDFVVDVKVKDPVWQSFTSSKQIPAGHPSNPLGRHWIGFWSDGVDEIGFHGTPHPETVGKAISHGCVRMYPKDVAELFNLVELGTPVRVRR; encoded by the coding sequence ATGAATTGGCGACCCATCACCGGCCTTACCCTGTTTTTTTGGTGGCTCACCCTCACTCCGGCGATGGCTCAGGTTTGGCTGGAACTGATCCTCAGCCAACGGCGGGTACAGGTGTGGCAGGACAATCGGGTTGTGCGCACCTATCCCGTGGCGGTGGGCAAACCGGGCTGGGAAACCCCCCAGGGGGATTTTGTGGTGGACGTGAAGGTGAAAGACCCGGTCTGGCAAAGTTTTACCAGCAGTAAGCAAATCCCCGCCGGTCACCCCAGCAATCCCCTCGGTCGCCATTGGATTGGGTTTTGGAGCGATGGGGTGGATGAAATCGGCTTTCACGGCACCCCCCACCCGGAAACCGTGGGCAAAGCCATCAGTCATGGGTGCGTGCGGATGTACCCCAAAGATGTGGCGGAATTGTTCAACCTGGTGGAACTGGGAACCCCCGTGCGGGTCAGACGTTGA
- a CDS encoding TolC family protein, whose product MNASPVRWWLSGMVAVGIIYGAIPPVSAETETNPVTPGDVPGLPAVAPVTPVPPNSPGVQDFRNLPPLLAPVLPEENPLTTPTEPAQVDIKTNQALSLRQSLELAAQTNRDLQVARARIDAARAGLRQAQAALFPTLDFQSNFQRTESAQSEISGRVARINAVGGSVANVVSGSNEGASITWDGTLRLNYNIYTGGQRGGQIQQAQEQLRQAVLNGVQVAQELQLDVSSAYYDVQNADAQVGIGQSAVRNAEVSLRDAQAQLRAGVGTQFAVLQAQVQLANSQQQLVNALRDQRVAQRNLVQILSLGNQVAVTASDPIETAGQWATPLDQSIILGWQQRPELVVQLSQRRFQEAQREIALSGIRPNLALFAQTDYLRFYESPTGLDKGGFGQGYVFGLQFSFTLFDGGAALAGARQATANIAVADISYANVRNQVRFQVEQAFSDLRANEANIKTAALALEQANESLRLARLRFQAGVGTQTDVINQENALTQAQGNLVTAVLGYNRALASLERAVGNAPFNFANFARPPVSP is encoded by the coding sequence ATGAATGCAAGTCCGGTACGCTGGTGGCTGTCTGGCATGGTGGCGGTGGGAATTATCTACGGAGCAATCCCCCCAGTGAGTGCGGAAACCGAAACCAATCCGGTCACGCCCGGTGATGTGCCCGGTTTACCCGCCGTTGCTCCCGTCACGCCCGTACCCCCCAATTCCCCTGGCGTTCAGGATTTTCGCAATTTACCCCCCCTGTTGGCTCCCGTGCTACCGGAGGAAAATCCCCTGACAACGCCTACAGAACCGGCGCAGGTTGATATTAAGACCAACCAAGCCCTGAGTTTGCGCCAAAGCCTTGAATTGGCCGCCCAGACCAACCGGGATTTGCAGGTCGCCCGTGCCCGCATTGATGCTGCCCGTGCCGGGTTGCGCCAAGCCCAGGCCGCCCTGTTTCCCACCCTGGATTTTCAGTCCAATTTTCAGCGCACTGAATCGGCTCAATCGGAAATTTCTGGACGGGTCGCCCGCATCAACGCCGTCGGGGGTTCGGTGGCCAACGTGGTCAGTGGTTCCAACGAGGGCGCATCCATCACCTGGGATGGCACCTTACGCTTGAATTACAATATCTATACCGGCGGCCAACGGGGCGGGCAAATCCAACAGGCACAGGAGCAATTACGCCAGGCGGTCTTGAATGGGGTGCAGGTGGCGCAGGAATTGCAGTTGGATGTGAGTAGTGCTTACTACGATGTGCAAAATGCGGATGCCCAGGTGGGGATCGGCCAGTCGGCGGTGCGGAATGCGGAGGTGAGTTTGCGGGATGCCCAGGCGCAGTTGCGCGCCGGGGTGGGTACCCAGTTTGCTGTCCTCCAGGCGCAGGTGCAGTTGGCCAATTCCCAGCAACAGTTGGTGAATGCCCTGCGGGATCAGCGGGTCGCCCAGCGGAATCTGGTGCAAATTCTCAGCCTCGGCAATCAGGTGGCGGTGACCGCCTCTGACCCGATTGAGACGGCGGGGCAGTGGGCGACCCCCTTGGATCAGAGCATTATTTTGGGGTGGCAACAGCGACCGGAATTGGTGGTGCAGTTGTCCCAGCGGCGGTTCCAGGAAGCCCAGCGGGAGATTGCCCTGTCTGGGATTCGTCCGAATTTGGCTTTGTTTGCCCAGACGGACTACCTGCGTTTTTATGAAAGCCCCACGGGTTTGGATAAAGGCGGCTTTGGGCAGGGGTATGTGTTTGGTTTGCAGTTTAGTTTCACCCTATTTGACGGCGGGGCGGCCTTGGCGGGGGCACGGCAAGCAACGGCCAACATTGCGGTGGCGGATATTAGCTATGCCAACGTCCGCAACCAGGTGCGCTTCCAGGTGGAGCAGGCGTTTAGTGACCTGCGGGCGAATGAGGCCAATATCAAAACGGCGGCATTAGCCCTAGAACAGGCCAATGAGAGTTTACGCTTGGCGCGTCTGCGGTTCCAGGCGGGGGTGGGCACCCAAACCGATGTGATTAACCAGGAAAATGCCCTCACCCAGGCGCAGGGAAACCTGGTAACGGCAGTTTTGGGTTACAACCGTGCCTTGGCATCCCTGGAGCGGGCGGTGGGGAATGCGCCCTTTAATTTTGCTAATTTCGCCCGTCCGCCGGTTTCCCCCTAA
- a CDS encoding pentapeptide repeat-containing protein, which produces MTMLEMGLIEPDELLRHYQNGKRDFGRLNLSEAVLIHMDLSGVNLQGCGLVWSNASGACLQGADLSLSNCTKVKLIQADLRDANLAGANLSGADLSWANLSGANLSGADLSEATLNAPVLEGCNFSRVNLRGANLRSVNLQGADLSGADLTGCNLKEALLAQASMTRVLLSEANLSGVNLTEANLTRACLTRVTLVRADLRGIILNAATNVRRETISGATLNNAIFVGACLQGADLSGANLSQANFSGACLEGANLVGANLTQANLSGADFSGADLTKADLGRATLAGVDLSGAKMPDGSIRS; this is translated from the coding sequence ATGACCATGCTAGAGATGGGATTAATTGAGCCGGATGAGTTATTGCGGCACTACCAAAACGGGAAGCGGGACTTTGGCCGGCTCAACCTGAGCGAAGCCGTTTTGATTCACATGGATTTATCCGGGGTCAACCTCCAGGGGTGTGGCCTGGTCTGGAGCAATGCCAGTGGTGCCTGTTTGCAAGGGGCTGACTTGAGCTTGAGCAATTGCACCAAGGTTAAGTTAATTCAGGCGGATTTGCGGGATGCCAATCTGGCCGGTGCCAACCTGAGTGGGGCGGATTTGAGTTGGGCGAACCTCAGCGGGGCGAATCTCAGCGGGGCGGATTTGAGCGAAGCGACTTTGAATGCGCCGGTATTGGAAGGGTGTAACTTCAGCCGGGTGAACCTGCGGGGGGCGAATCTGCGCAGTGTGAATCTCCAGGGGGCGGACTTGAGCGGGGCGGACTTGACGGGTTGCAACCTCAAGGAGGCACTTTTGGCGCAGGCCAGCATGACCCGGGTGCTATTGAGCGAGGCGAATCTCAGCGGCGTGAACCTGACGGAAGCCAATCTGACCCGTGCCTGCCTGACCCGGGTGACTTTAGTGCGGGCGGATTTGCGGGGAATTATCCTCAATGCGGCCACCAATGTGCGCCGGGAAACCATCAGCGGTGCGACCTTGAACAACGCCATTTTTGTCGGGGCTTGTTTGCAGGGAGCCGACCTATCGGGTGCCAACCTCAGCCAAGCCAATTTCAGCGGAGCGTGTTTAGAAGGGGCGAATTTGGTGGGCGCAAATCTCACCCAGGCGAACCTGAGTGGGGCGGATTTCAGTGGCGCCGATTTGACCAAGGCGGACTTGGGGCGGGCGACCCTGGCGGGGGTAGATTTAAGCGGGGCGAAAATGCCCGATGGTTCCATCCGCAGTTAG